In Gouania willdenowi chromosome 17, fGouWil2.1, whole genome shotgun sequence, one DNA window encodes the following:
- the LOC114479434 gene encoding zinc finger protein 27-like: MTSRVPFQTQLSSIMEVLVKAAVAEIAKLVDDKCAFLHLEISQKQSENEMLKRKLLTMETEHSQLQLRFETHLNRGTDGTNAEGSCTSPTGNIKFPDDEDGTLPFTIKEESPDEALWLREPAAPVDPPLQYHDTTDNQQFENHPLTHSGLTRQKSPDFSNLYNSAQRTVEVNGLQFTVKTEKDDDQLSVVEEKCHHNVGKQNQHAADFSFNERENQLWSTIIEVNDIEAGFPDFNSVVEEYSNTFSSHPDANRESNAGYKQSNVPHLPSSRPCNVYSSEYDKEVAQSSSFQPKPQVGLSHQDKLKEQMYLQRNSLHLAQMRQSGDCCERQSSAADVATATHPQTNLHHQNSLKHQPGMARGPFICSHCGKTFSRVHQLKLHQKCHKRKRTFWCTVCGKSFQCSSHLSIHHRTHTGEKPFGCGQCGKRFTQQSSLRVHQRTHSGERPYSCAQCGKTFILMHHLKRHHIIHS, encoded by the exons ATGACGTCACGCGTCCCGTTCCAAACACAGTTATCTTCAATAATGGAGGTTTTGGTGAAGGCTGCCGTGGCAGAAATCGCCAAACTGGTGGATGATAAATGCGCGTTTTTACATCTTGAAATCTCCCAAAAACAAAGCGAGAACGAGATGCTGAAAAGGAAACTGCTGACGATGGAGACCGAGCATTCACAGCTACAGCTTCGCTTCG AAACCCACTTGAACAGAGGAACTGATGGAACTAACGCGGAGGGCAGCTGCACGAGTCCAACAGGAAATATTAAG TTTCCAGATGACGAAGATGGAACCCTGCCTTTCACAATTAAAGAGGAGAGTCCTGATGAGGCCTTGTGGCTCAGGGAACCTGCTGCACCCGTTG ATCCGCCTCTACAGTACCATGACACAACCGACAACCAGCAGTTCGAGAACCACCCATTAACTCATTCAGGGCTCACTAGGCAGAAGTCCCCAGATTTCAGTAACTTATACAACTCTGCTCAGCGTACAGTGGAAGTCAACGGGCTTCAATTTACGGTCAAGACGGAGAAAGATGACGACCAACTGTCAGTCGTAGAAGAAAAGTGTCATCACAACGTGGGAAAGCAGAATCAACATGCAGCTGACTTTTCCTTCAATGAAAGAGAAAATCAGCTGTGGTCCACCATCATTGAAGTGAATGACATTGAAGCTGGTTTTCCTGACTTTAACAGCGTAGTCGAGGAGTATTCCAACACGTTTTCAAGTCATCCGGATGCAAACAGAGAATCTAACGCTGGGTATAAGCAGTCTAATGTTCCGCACTTGCCATCGTCGCGGCCTTGCAACGTTTACAGCAGTGAGTATGACAAAGAAGTTGCCCAGTCGTCCAGTTTTCAGCCCAAGCCACAGGTTGGTCTGTCCCACCAGGACAAGCTGAAGGAGCAAATGTACTTGCAGAGAAACTCGCTGCATTTAGCTCAAATGAGACAATCAGGTGACTGCTGTGAAAGGCAGAGTAGTGCTGCAGACGTAGCAACCGCTACTCATCCACAGACGAACCTTCACCACCAAAACTCACTGAAACATCAGCCCGGGATGGCCAGAGGTCCCTTCATTTGCTCGCACTGTGGTAAGACTTTCAGCCGCGTGCACCAGCTGAAGCTGCACCAGAAATGTCACAAAAGAAAGCGAACATTCTGGTGCACGGTGTGCGGGAAGAGCTTCCAGTGCTCGTCCCACCTCAGCATCCACCACCGCACGCACACCGGGGAGAAGCCGTTCGGCTGCGGACAGTGCGGGAAGAGGTTCACGCAGCAGAGCAGCCTGAGGGTCCACCAGCGTACGCACAGCGGGGAAAGACCCTACAGCTGTGCACAGTGCGGTAAAACCTTCATCCTCATGCACCATTTAAAACGGCACCATATCATTCACTCATAG